A part of Anolis sagrei isolate rAnoSag1 chromosome 3, rAnoSag1.mat, whole genome shotgun sequence genomic DNA contains:
- the SLC19A3 gene encoding thiamine transporter 2, giving the protein MDCWKKMQNTGWIFPTSVLCIYGFFSMMKPSEPFLVPYLAGPDKNLTIDEVTQHVFPVWTYSYLALLFPVFLLTDYVRYKPVIILQGISFIITYLLLLFAHGLSTMQLMEFFYGLVTATEVAYYAYIYSMVSTEHYQKVTGYCRSITLVSSTMGFLLGQLLVSLAYVSYFYLNAITLASVSVAFLSSFSLPMPQKSMFFNKKSSADISVGSDKDPSNVSSQPNYHQDKDTTVLPVNSKNLPEYQLPRLQSQNHFLAVLLQLCGDLKECYTTRKLLYWSLWWALATAGYNQILNYIQALWDAKAPSRTSDVYNGAVEAIATFLSSITSLTVGFVKMNWDLTGELALGIFSALDAGSLFLMHFTNNIWVCYAGYLVFKACYMFLITIATFQIAVSLSMERYALMFGFNNFVALLIQTIITVIVVDSKGLGLDIETQFLIYGSYFAVIAGIFLCRSIYTITSIKCQKMLLNPQRPEAEKQTTEDYGTKL; this is encoded by the exons ATGGATTgttggaagaaaatgcaaaacactGGATGGATTTTCCCCACGTCTGTTCTTTGCATATATGGTTTCTTCAGCATGATGAAACCATCTGAGCCTTTTCTGGTTCCTTATCTTGCTGGCCCTGATAAGAACCTGACCATTGATGAG GTAACGCAACATGTTTTTCCAGTCTGGACATATTCATATTTGGCACTGCTATTCCCCGTGTTCCTGCTAACAGACTATGTACGCTATAAGCCCGTCATAATTCTCCAAGGAATTAGCTTTATTATTACTTATCTGTTGCTGTTATTTGCACATGGTCTGTCAACCATGCAGCTGATGGAGTTTTTCTATGGACTTGTGACTGCCACAGAGGTTGCCTATTATGCCTATATATACAGTATGGTTAGCACTGAACATTACCAGAAAGTAACAGGTTACTGTAGAAGCATCACTCTGGTTTCATCTACTATGGGTTTCCTACTGGGGCAACTTTTAGTTTCTTTAGCCTACGTATCATATTTTTACCTGAATGCCATTACACTGGCTTCTGTCTCTGTGGCATTTTTATCTTCGTTTTCTCTGCCCATGCCTCAAAAGAGTATGTTCTTCAATAAAAAATCTTCTGCAGATATTTCCGTTGGATCAGATAAGGATCCCTCAAATGTATCTAGCCAGCCAAACTACCACCAAGACAAAGATACTACAGTGCTACCAGTCAACTCAAAGAACTTGCCTGAATACCAACTACCAAGACTCCAAAGTCAAAATCACTTTCTAGCAGTGCTCCTGCAACTATGTGGAGACCTGAAGGAATGCTATACTACAAGGAAACTTCTATACTGGTCACTTTGGTGGGCATTAGCCACTGCGGGCTATAATCAGATTTTGAATTACATTCAAGCACTGTGGGATGCTAAAGCACCTTCTCGTACTTCTGACGTTTACAATGGAGCTGTTGAAGCCATTGCAACATTTTTAA GTTCAATAACATCACTGACTGTAGGATTTGTGAAAATGAATTGGGATCTCACAGGGGAGCTAGCCCTGGGAATCTTCTCTGCTTTGGATGCTGGTTCATTGTTTCTGATGCATTTCACCAATAACATCTGGGTCTGCTATGCTGGCTATCTAGTTTTCAAAGCATGCTATATGTTCCTTATAACTATAGCCAC GTTTCAGATTGCTGTCAGCCTTAGCATGGAACGCTATGCTTTAATGTTTGGATTCAACAATTTTGTGGCACTACTAATCCAGACAATTATCACTGTTATAGTGGTGGATTCCAAAGGACTGGGATTGGATATTGAGACTCAG TTCCTGATATATGGCAGTTACTTTGCAGTGATAGCTGgaatttttctgtgcagaagcaTTTACACTATAACCTCAATCAAATGCCAAAAAATGTTGCTGAATCCTCAGAGGCCTGAAGCAGAGAAGCAGACTACAGAAGACTATGGCACAAAATTGTGA